The following coding sequences lie in one Phycicoccus duodecadis genomic window:
- a CDS encoding DUF427 domain-containing protein — protein sequence MATLLGRHLMGLVDTLRIEPTARRVRAALDGHPVLDTTDAFLVWEPRRVVPMYAVPPADIAAELVPTTPVDPPPSLPPVLGPVNFAWHTTPGQDHDLLVAGRTLPRVAFTPADPDLGGRVVLEWAPFAWVEEAQPVTGHPHDPFKRIDVLPSERHVVVRLGGVTLADTRRAVAVHETHLPVRWYVPHDDVVTELLVGSPSTSTCAYKGHAIYVSLAPGSVPGVAEGEGVDLAWTYTHPLAEVSAIRGMVCFYAERTDLELDGLAVPRPVTPWSSPADQERF from the coding sequence CGGGTCCGGGCGGCGCTGGACGGCCACCCGGTCCTCGACACGACCGACGCCTTCCTGGTCTGGGAGCCGCGCCGGGTCGTGCCGATGTACGCCGTCCCGCCGGCCGACATCGCCGCCGAGCTGGTCCCCACGACACCCGTCGACCCGCCCCCGTCCCTGCCGCCCGTGCTCGGACCGGTGAACTTCGCCTGGCACACCACCCCCGGGCAGGACCACGACCTCCTGGTCGCCGGCCGGACGCTCCCCCGGGTCGCGTTCACGCCCGCCGACCCCGACCTCGGCGGCCGGGTCGTGCTCGAGTGGGCGCCCTTCGCCTGGGTGGAGGAGGCCCAGCCCGTCACCGGTCATCCGCACGACCCGTTCAAGCGCATCGACGTGCTGCCCAGCGAGCGCCACGTCGTCGTCCGCCTCGGCGGGGTCACCCTGGCCGACACCCGCCGGGCGGTCGCCGTCCACGAGACCCACCTCCCGGTGCGGTGGTACGTCCCCCACGACGACGTCGTCACCGAGCTGCTGGTCGGCAGTCCCTCGACCTCGACGTGCGCCTACAAGGGGCACGCCATCTACGTGTCGCTGGCGCCGGGCTCCGTGCCGGGCGTCGCCGAGGGCGAGGGGGTCGACCTCGCGTGGACCTACACCCACCCCCTGGCAGAGGTGTCGGCCATCCGCGGGATGGTCTGCTTCTACGCCGAGCGGACCGACCTCGAGCTCGACGGGCTCGCCGTCCCCCGGCCGGTCACGCCCTGGTCGTCACCGGCCGACCAGGAGCGCTTCTGA
- the hppD gene encoding 4-hydroxyphenylpyruvate dioxygenase: MTDTTTSGSRIDLTATEREANLDLEQLKQLVGLVDYDESTDPFPVTGWDAIVFVVGNATQTAHYYQSAWGMELVAYSGPENGVRDHKAYVLRSGSIRFVVKGAVTPDSPLVTHHAKHGDGVVDISLEVPDVDVCIEQARRAGATVVQEPENLTDEHGTVRVAAIATYGETRHSLVQRVVDGVTYDGPYLPGYQPASSTFVKREGAPKRLFQALDHIVGNVELGKMDEWVTFYNRVMGFVNMAEFIGDDIATDYSALMSKVVANGNHRVKFPLNEPAIAKKKSQIDEYLEFYGGPGAQHLALATNDILRTVDELRKEGVEFLDTPDAYYEDPEMRARIGEVRVPIEELQSRKILVDRDEDGYLLQIFTRPLGDRPTVFFEIIERHGSLGFGKGNFKALFESIEREQDKRGNL; this comes from the coding sequence ATGACCGACACGACGACGTCCGGCAGCCGCATCGACCTCACCGCCACCGAGCGCGAGGCGAACCTCGACCTCGAGCAGCTCAAGCAGCTGGTGGGTCTGGTCGACTACGACGAGAGCACCGACCCGTTCCCGGTCACCGGCTGGGACGCCATCGTGTTCGTCGTCGGCAACGCGACCCAGACCGCGCACTACTACCAGAGCGCGTGGGGCATGGAGCTCGTCGCCTACAGCGGCCCCGAGAACGGCGTGCGCGACCACAAGGCGTACGTGCTGAGGTCGGGCTCGATCCGCTTCGTCGTCAAGGGCGCGGTCACCCCCGACAGCCCGCTCGTCACGCACCACGCGAAGCACGGCGACGGCGTCGTCGACATCTCCCTCGAGGTCCCCGACGTCGACGTCTGCATCGAGCAGGCCCGCCGCGCCGGTGCCACCGTGGTGCAGGAGCCCGAGAACCTCACCGACGAGCACGGGACCGTGCGGGTGGCCGCCATCGCGACCTACGGCGAGACCCGCCACAGCCTGGTGCAGCGGGTCGTCGACGGCGTCACCTACGACGGCCCCTACCTGCCCGGCTACCAGCCGGCCTCGTCGACCTTCGTCAAGCGCGAGGGCGCCCCCAAGCGCCTCTTCCAGGCGCTCGACCACATCGTCGGCAACGTCGAGCTCGGGAAGATGGACGAGTGGGTCACGTTCTACAACCGCGTCATGGGGTTCGTGAACATGGCCGAGTTCATCGGTGACGACATCGCCACCGACTACTCCGCGCTGATGAGCAAGGTCGTCGCCAACGGCAACCACCGGGTGAAGTTCCCCCTCAACGAGCCGGCCATCGCCAAGAAGAAGAGCCAGATCGACGAGTACCTCGAGTTCTACGGCGGCCCGGGCGCCCAGCACCTCGCGCTCGCGACCAACGACATCCTGCGCACCGTCGACGAGCTGCGCAAGGAGGGCGTCGAGTTCCTCGACACCCCCGACGCCTACTACGAGGACCCCGAGATGCGCGCCCGCATCGGTGAGGTCCGGGTACCCATCGAGGAGCTCCAGTCGCGCAAGATCCTGGTCGACCGCGACGAGGACGGCTACCTGCTCCAGATCTTCACCCGCCCGCTCGGCGACCGGCCCACGGTGTTCTTCGAGATCATCGAGCGCCACGGCTCGCTCGGCTTCGGCAAGGGCAACTTCAAGGCCCTGTTCGAGTCGATCGAGCGCGAGCAGGACAAGCGCGGCAACCTCTGA
- a CDS encoding Lrp/AsnC family transcriptional regulator, whose protein sequence is MARHDGVDDLDARIIRLYTDDPHIGVLGASRTLGVARGTVQARLDRLQTRGVIRSFAPQVDAQALGYPVTAFCTLEISQRQGHGPVVAHLSAIPEVLEIHSITGVGDLVVRVAARDNADLGRVIDEIIDDTHVLRANTAICLVTHLEYRTGPLVDAAAAATAD, encoded by the coding sequence ATGGCACGACACGACGGAGTGGACGACCTCGACGCCCGGATCATCCGGCTGTACACCGACGACCCGCACATCGGGGTGCTCGGCGCCTCGCGCACCCTGGGGGTGGCGCGGGGCACGGTGCAGGCCCGCCTCGACCGGCTCCAGACGCGCGGGGTCATCCGCTCGTTCGCGCCGCAGGTCGACGCCCAGGCCCTCGGCTACCCGGTCACGGCGTTCTGCACCCTCGAGATCAGCCAGCGCCAGGGCCACGGGCCGGTGGTGGCGCACCTGTCGGCCATCCCCGAGGTCCTCGAGATCCACTCCATCACCGGGGTCGGCGACCTCGTCGTGCGGGTGGCGGCCCGCGACAACGCCGACCTCGGCCGGGTGATCGACGAGATCATCGACGACACCCACGTGCTGCGCGCCAACACCGCGATCTGCCTGGTCACCCACCTCGAGTACCGCACCGGCCCCCTGGTCGACGCCGCCGCGGCCGCCACCGCCGACTGA
- a CDS encoding bifunctional metallophosphatase/5'-nucleotidase, whose product MTESTLSSASRRQLLTMAMVGGAAIVSAPSAQAATSGRRGPERPFRVTVLGTTDLHGNVYNWNYFNNAAYSDAKGNQIGVAKAATLVKAVRAERGADTCITLDAGDTIQGTPLAYYYAKVEPITQGATHPMATAMNALGYDAAALGNHEYNYGLDTLRAFEDQCEHPLLSANSVDWTTGEPVFTPYVLKRIGLPSGTVTVGILGLVTPGVAIWDAANVEGKVRFPGIVEQAKVMVPRMKAAGADVVVVSCHSGATPSSSYGDALPFPENASTQLAEEVADIDAILVGHAHVEIPQKIVTNKVTGRPVLLSEPLYWGMRVTVMDLDLVRDGRGWRVKHSQATLLNANTVPEDAEIAALVRPAHEKVLAYVNGVVGTCTEAMSAATSRYQDTAAMDFINLVQAQAVKDALAGTPQAGLPVLSIAAPFNAEAKIPQGQVTVRDVAGLYIYDNTLLAVTLTGAQVKDYLETSATYFKQVTNAGPFTPDQVTRAVTPNAPNGTPDYNYDIMGGLDARLTYDIDITKAPGSRITDLQYAGAAIDPAQQFVVAINNYRQSGGGGFPHVKTAPVVYNRQVEIRQLLIDWVTAHQVIDPPTFFSLDWKLTAAGTTVVVQA is encoded by the coding sequence GTGACTGAATCCACTCTCTCCAGCGCCTCCCGCCGCCAGCTCCTCACCATGGCCATGGTCGGCGGGGCCGCGATCGTCTCCGCCCCCTCGGCCCAGGCCGCTACCTCCGGGCGCCGCGGGCCCGAGCGGCCGTTCCGCGTGACCGTGCTCGGCACCACCGACCTGCACGGCAACGTCTACAACTGGAACTACTTCAACAACGCCGCCTACAGCGACGCCAAGGGCAACCAGATCGGTGTCGCCAAGGCGGCGACGCTGGTCAAGGCCGTGCGCGCCGAGCGCGGCGCCGACACCTGCATCACCCTCGACGCCGGCGACACCATCCAGGGCACACCCCTCGCGTACTACTACGCCAAGGTCGAGCCGATCACGCAGGGCGCCACCCACCCGATGGCCACCGCCATGAACGCGCTCGGCTACGACGCCGCGGCGCTGGGCAACCACGAGTACAACTACGGCCTCGACACGCTGCGGGCCTTCGAGGACCAGTGCGAGCACCCGCTGCTGTCGGCCAACTCGGTCGACTGGACCACCGGTGAGCCGGTCTTCACCCCGTACGTCCTGAAGCGCATCGGCCTCCCCAGTGGCACGGTCACCGTCGGCATCCTCGGCCTGGTGACGCCGGGGGTGGCCATCTGGGACGCCGCGAACGTGGAGGGGAAGGTGCGCTTCCCGGGCATCGTCGAGCAGGCGAAGGTCATGGTGCCGCGGATGAAGGCGGCCGGCGCCGACGTGGTCGTGGTCTCGTGCCACTCGGGTGCCACGCCCTCGTCGAGCTACGGCGACGCGCTGCCGTTCCCCGAGAACGCCAGCACCCAGCTGGCCGAGGAGGTCGCCGACATCGACGCGATCCTCGTCGGGCACGCCCACGTGGAGATCCCGCAGAAGATCGTCACGAACAAGGTCACCGGCCGGCCGGTGCTGCTCAGCGAGCCGCTCTACTGGGGCATGCGGGTCACCGTCATGGATCTCGACCTCGTGCGCGACGGTCGCGGCTGGCGGGTCAAGCACTCGCAGGCCACGCTGCTCAACGCCAACACCGTGCCCGAGGACGCCGAGATCGCGGCCCTGGTGCGGCCCGCCCACGAGAAGGTCCTCGCGTACGTCAACGGCGTCGTCGGCACCTGCACCGAGGCGATGTCGGCCGCGACCTCCCGCTACCAGGACACCGCGGCGATGGACTTCATCAACCTGGTCCAGGCCCAGGCCGTCAAGGACGCCCTCGCCGGCACCCCGCAGGCCGGGCTGCCGGTGCTCTCGATCGCGGCGCCGTTCAACGCGGAGGCCAAGATCCCCCAGGGCCAGGTGACGGTGCGTGACGTCGCGGGCCTGTACATCTACGACAACACCCTGCTGGCCGTCACCCTCACCGGGGCGCAGGTCAAGGACTACCTCGAGACCTCGGCGACGTACTTCAAGCAGGTCACGAACGCGGGGCCGTTCACCCCTGACCAGGTGACCCGTGCCGTGACCCCGAACGCGCCGAACGGCACGCCCGACTACAACTACGACATCATGGGCGGGCTCGACGCGCGGCTCACCTACGACATCGACATCACGAAGGCGCCGGGGTCGCGCATCACGGACCTGCAGTACGCCGGGGCGGCCATCGACCCGGCCCAGCAGTTCGTCGTCGCCATCAACAACTACCGCCAGAGCGGCGGGGGTGGCTTCCCGCACGTCAAGACCGCGCCGGTGGTCTACAACCGGCAGGTCGAGATCCGCCAGCTGCTGATCGACTGGGTCACCGCCCACCAGGTCATCGACCCGCCGACGTTCTTCTCGCTCGACTGGAAGCTGACCGCGGCGGGCACCACGGTGGTCGTCCAGGCCTGA
- a CDS encoding DEAD/DEAH box helicase codes for MSTSAAGHLPPAFPGRAAWGTAAKLRAWQEEALEAYLRSETKDFLAVATPGAGKTTYALRIATELLERGLVRAITVVAPTEHLKTQWADAAGRVGIQLNPSFSNSTGVQSSEYDGVALTYAQVAANPGLHRRRTEATPTLVILDEIHHGGDARSWGDGIRDAFTPATRRLSLTGTPFRSDTNPIPFVRYEMDQAGVLRSASDYTYGYAAALRDGVVRPVLFLAYGGAMRWRTKAGDEIAARLGEPLTRDQTAHAWRTALDPKGEWVPSVLAAADKRLSEVRRHVPDAGGLVIASNRTAARAYAKILLAITGQPATVVLSDDAGASAGIERFAADDSRWMVAVRMVSEGVDVPRLAVGVYATSTSTPLFFAQAVGRFVRARRRGETASVFLPSVPLILQLAASMEEERDHALDRRTDAESEASIWAEEEGMLAAANRTERTLGLEDESRFEALESDAHFDHVLFDAKQYGLHAEAGSEEEQDYLGLPGLLEPDQVAHLLNERQTKQARGGRTRPEPVAGPSPVAAHRALASQRKELNKLVAAYSSKTGTAHATIHLDLRRACGGPELASATGEQVTERIERIRRWFVGRR; via the coding sequence ATGAGTACCTCTGCCGCCGGACACCTGCCCCCCGCCTTCCCCGGGCGGGCCGCGTGGGGTACCGCCGCCAAGCTGCGCGCCTGGCAGGAGGAGGCCCTCGAGGCCTACCTGCGGAGCGAGACCAAGGACTTCCTGGCGGTCGCGACCCCGGGCGCGGGCAAGACCACCTACGCCCTGCGGATCGCCACCGAGCTGCTCGAGCGTGGCCTCGTGCGCGCCATCACGGTCGTGGCCCCCACCGAGCACCTCAAGACCCAGTGGGCCGACGCCGCGGGACGCGTGGGCATCCAGCTGAACCCGTCCTTCTCGAACTCCACCGGGGTGCAGAGCAGCGAGTACGACGGCGTCGCGCTCACCTACGCCCAGGTGGCCGCCAACCCCGGGCTGCACCGCCGGCGCACCGAGGCCACGCCCACCCTGGTCATCCTCGACGAGATCCACCACGGCGGCGACGCCCGCTCGTGGGGTGACGGCATCCGCGACGCGTTCACCCCCGCCACCCGCCGGCTCTCGCTCACCGGCACTCCCTTCCGCTCCGACACCAACCCCATCCCGTTCGTGCGCTACGAGATGGACCAGGCGGGCGTCCTGCGCTCGGCGTCCGACTACACCTACGGGTACGCCGCCGCCCTGCGCGACGGCGTCGTGCGGCCGGTGCTGTTCCTGGCCTACGGCGGGGCGATGCGCTGGCGCACGAAGGCCGGCGACGAGATCGCGGCCCGCCTCGGTGAGCCGCTGACCCGCGACCAGACCGCGCACGCCTGGCGCACCGCGCTCGACCCCAAGGGCGAGTGGGTCCCCTCGGTGCTCGCGGCCGCCGACAAGCGCCTCTCGGAGGTCCGCCGCCACGTGCCGGACGCCGGGGGCCTGGTCATCGCCTCCAACCGCACCGCCGCCCGCGCCTACGCCAAGATCCTCCTGGCCATCACCGGGCAGCCGGCCACCGTGGTGCTCTCGGACGACGCGGGCGCCAGCGCGGGCATCGAGCGCTTCGCCGCCGACGACTCGCGCTGGATGGTGGCCGTGCGGATGGTCAGCGAGGGCGTCGACGTGCCGCGGCTGGCCGTCGGCGTCTACGCCACGTCGACCTCGACGCCGCTGTTCTTCGCCCAGGCCGTCGGCCGCTTCGTGCGGGCCCGGCGCCGGGGCGAGACGGCCTCGGTGTTCCTGCCGTCGGTGCCGCTCATCCTGCAGCTCGCGGCCTCGATGGAGGAGGAGCGCGACCACGCCCTCGACCGGCGCACCGACGCCGAGTCCGAGGCCTCCATCTGGGCCGAGGAGGAGGGGATGCTCGCGGCCGCCAACCGCACCGAGCGCACCCTCGGGCTCGAGGACGAGTCGCGCTTCGAGGCGCTCGAGTCCGACGCGCACTTCGACCACGTGCTCTTCGACGCCAAGCAGTACGGGCTGCACGCCGAAGCCGGCTCGGAGGAGGAGCAGGACTACCTCGGGCTCCCCGGCCTGCTCGAGCCCGACCAGGTGGCCCACCTGCTCAACGAGCGCCAGACCAAGCAGGCCCGCGGCGGGCGCACCCGCCCCGAGCCGGTCGCCGGGCCCAGCCCGGTCGCCGCCCACCGCGCGCTGGCCTCGCAGCGCAAGGAGCTCAACAAGCTCGTGGCGGCGTACTCGAGCAAGACCGGCACCGCCCACGCGACCATCCACCTGGACCTGCGGCGGGCGTGCGGGGGTCCCGAGCTCGCCTCGGCCACCGGCGAGCAGGTGACCGAGCGGATCGAACGCATCCGCCGGTGGTTCGTCGGCCGCCGCTGA
- a CDS encoding zinc metalloprotease, with protein MRLRPFSALAALALASAGLVLPLTSASARPMAGVDTVAATCETHTDEVGGRHATGPTRFDPHELSDAKAASMNAQLVRDMAARGVTTTRGGATQKGKPGGGGGTFQPAVVPVHWHVITDGAQGNLTGSKLAGQISVLNAAYSGSGFSFQTVSTDYTNNPTWYNGITNGSTAEKQMKNALHVGGKGDLNLYTADLGGGLLGWATFPKSTVDPMDGVVMLDESLPGGSAAPYNLGDTATHEIGHWLGLYHTFQGGCNGNGDYVDDTNAEASPAYGCPTGRDSCASKPGTDPITNFMDYTDDACMNRFTTGQVSRMQASWLTYRAA; from the coding sequence ATGCGCCTTCGCCCGTTCTCCGCGCTCGCCGCGCTCGCCCTCGCCTCGGCAGGGCTGGTCCTCCCGCTGACCTCGGCCTCGGCCCGGCCGATGGCCGGCGTCGACACCGTCGCCGCCACCTGCGAGACCCACACCGACGAGGTCGGCGGCCGCCACGCCACCGGCCCCACCCGCTTCGACCCGCACGAGCTCAGCGACGCCAAGGCGGCCTCGATGAACGCCCAGCTCGTGCGCGACATGGCCGCGCGGGGCGTGACCACCACCCGGGGCGGCGCCACCCAGAAGGGCAAGCCCGGCGGGGGAGGGGGCACCTTCCAGCCCGCGGTGGTCCCGGTGCACTGGCACGTCATCACCGACGGCGCCCAGGGCAACCTCACGGGCTCCAAGCTCGCGGGCCAGATCAGCGTCCTCAACGCCGCGTACTCGGGCTCCGGCTTCTCGTTCCAGACGGTGAGCACCGACTACACGAACAACCCGACCTGGTACAACGGCATCACCAACGGCAGCACCGCCGAGAAGCAGATGAAGAACGCCCTGCACGTCGGCGGCAAGGGGGACCTCAACCTCTACACCGCCGACCTCGGCGGCGGCCTGCTCGGCTGGGCCACCTTCCCGAAGTCGACCGTCGACCCGATGGACGGCGTCGTGATGCTCGACGAGAGCCTGCCCGGCGGCAGCGCCGCGCCGTACAACCTGGGCGACACCGCGACCCACGAGATCGGCCACTGGCTCGGGCTCTACCACACCTTCCAGGGCGGCTGTAACGGCAACGGCGACTACGTCGACGACACCAACGCCGAGGCGTCGCCGGCCTACGGATGCCCGACCGGGCGCGACTCGTGCGCGTCCAAGCCGGGCACCGACCCGATCACGAACTTCATGGACTACACCGACGACGCGTGCATGAACCGGTTCACGACGGGCCAGGTCTCGCGGATGCAGGCCTCGTGGCTGACCTACCGCGCCGCCTGA
- a CDS encoding DinB family protein → MRRFVDEDLTGAEFREVDLTRARFVGVVMDDADIDGQVGRLVVNGVEVMAFVEAELDRRYPVRLLLRSDEPDDLRGAWRLLREEWAGTVARVRAMPEGTEHRGVGGEWSMVQTLRHLVFVHDSWFRRCVLGLTEPFTTLGLGPPVVMEQVLGDAVEPPRPSLGEVLAVRERQAAEVEAWLADVTPDRLAASAPVPDDDRWPPYARGRTVRRCLGTVLNEEHAHHRFCVRDLDTLAREDPPAPVVPVG, encoded by the coding sequence ATGCGACGTTTCGTGGACGAGGACCTCACCGGCGCCGAGTTCCGCGAGGTCGACCTGACCCGAGCGCGCTTCGTCGGGGTGGTGATGGACGACGCCGACATCGACGGCCAGGTCGGCCGCCTCGTCGTCAACGGCGTCGAGGTGATGGCGTTCGTCGAGGCCGAGCTCGACCGCCGGTATCCGGTACGCCTGCTGCTGCGCTCCGACGAGCCCGACGACCTGCGCGGGGCCTGGCGGCTGCTGCGCGAGGAGTGGGCCGGCACCGTGGCTCGGGTGCGGGCGATGCCGGAGGGCACCGAGCACCGGGGCGTCGGCGGCGAGTGGTCGATGGTGCAGACCCTGCGGCATCTGGTGTTCGTGCACGACTCGTGGTTCCGGCGCTGCGTGCTGGGGCTCACCGAGCCGTTCACGACCCTGGGCCTCGGGCCACCGGTCGTCATGGAGCAGGTGCTGGGGGATGCCGTCGAGCCCCCGCGCCCGAGCCTCGGCGAGGTGCTGGCCGTCCGCGAGCGGCAGGCGGCCGAGGTCGAGGCGTGGCTCGCCGACGTCACGCCCGACCGACTGGCGGCGAGCGCACCGGTGCCGGACGACGACCGCTGGCCGCCCTACGCCCGGGGCCGCACGGTGCGCCGGTGCCTCGGCACCGTCCTGAACGAGGAGCATGCCCACCACCGGTTCTGCGTCCGTGATCTCGACACGCTCGCCCGTGAGGACCCCCCGGCGCCCGTAGTTCCCGTGGGCTGA
- a CDS encoding DUF3039 domain-containing protein, translating to MSETMPQPQEAPGAPGGPDGPQTQTAVLERTEAVPEVAEPGDHERFAHYVRKEKIVESAVTGEPVTALCGKVWIPGRNPDRFPVCPTCKEIYQGLRAPQDGGDDKS from the coding sequence ATGAGCGAGACGATGCCGCAGCCGCAGGAGGCGCCGGGCGCGCCGGGTGGCCCCGACGGGCCGCAGACGCAGACCGCCGTCCTCGAGCGCACCGAGGCCGTCCCCGAGGTCGCCGAGCCCGGCGACCACGAGCGTTTCGCGCACTACGTGCGCAAGGAGAAGATCGTCGAGAGCGCCGTCACCGGCGAGCCCGTCACGGCGCTGTGCGGCAAGGTCTGGATCCCCGGGCGCAACCCCGACAGGTTCCCGGTGTGCCCCACCTGCAAGGAGATCTACCAGGGCCTGCGCGCCCCGCAGGACGGCGGCGACGACAAGTCCTGA
- a CDS encoding YqgE/AlgH family protein, with product MSAPFTTGRLLVATPAIEEGVFRRSVVLVLHHGDEGAQGLVLNRPIEADIGAVLPGWEEHASRPATMFQGGPVQLDSALGLVAVPGDSPEPAGVRRLFGAVALVDLDTPPPLVAPEVAALRIFAGYAGWSAGQLEDEVDTGSWYVVDPESGDVFTDSPGGLWRRVLRRQPEPLRWVAWFPSDPELN from the coding sequence GTGAGCGCGCCCTTCACCACCGGCAGGCTCCTGGTCGCCACTCCGGCGATCGAGGAGGGTGTCTTCCGGCGTAGCGTCGTCCTCGTCCTGCACCACGGCGACGAGGGCGCGCAGGGGCTCGTGCTCAACCGCCCGATCGAGGCCGACATCGGCGCGGTCCTGCCCGGCTGGGAGGAGCACGCCAGCCGCCCGGCCACGATGTTCCAGGGTGGCCCCGTGCAGCTCGACTCCGCGCTCGGGCTGGTCGCCGTCCCCGGCGACTCGCCCGAGCCGGCGGGTGTGCGGCGGCTCTTCGGGGCCGTCGCGCTCGTCGACCTCGACACCCCGCCGCCCCTGGTGGCTCCCGAGGTGGCCGCGCTGCGCATCTTCGCGGGCTACGCCGGCTGGTCGGCCGGGCAGCTGGAGGACGAGGTCGACACCGGCTCCTGGTACGTCGTCGACCCCGAGAGCGGCGACGTCTTCACCGACAGCCCCGGCGGCCTGTGGCGGCGCGTGCTGCGGCGCCAGCCCGAGCCGCTGCGCTGGGTGGCGTGGTTCCCGTCCGACCCCGAGCTCAACTGA